A genomic segment from Geminocystis sp. M7585_C2015_104 encodes:
- a CDS encoding sulfotransferase yields MDKKPDFIIIGAMKCATTTLHEQLARQPGIFMTKLKEPNFFSNDEEYEKGIYWYFSLFSGAKQEDICGESSTHYTKLPTYPHTVERMKGHLPDVKLIYVMRHPIDRLISQYIHEWTQRVINTDINLAIETHPELIAYSRHSMQIKPYFEAYGKEKVLPVFFERLLKNPQEELERICHFIGYNSRPKWHELGAVNDSSQRMRPRAWRDFLVEMPILKTIRKKLIPKQIRDWVKGFWMMKKRPQIKEDKLKPLRSIFDEELATLGRWLGVELNCENYHRVVIESPLLDWRGKE; encoded by the coding sequence ATGGATAAGAAACCCGATTTTATTATCATAGGGGCGATGAAATGTGCCACCACCACTCTTCATGAACAACTGGCGAGACAGCCGGGGATTTTTATGACAAAATTAAAGGAGCCTAATTTCTTTAGCAACGATGAGGAATATGAAAAGGGAATATACTGGTATTTTTCTCTTTTTTCTGGGGCCAAACAGGAGGATATATGCGGCGAATCCAGTACCCATTATACTAAACTTCCTACCTATCCCCACACTGTTGAAAGGATGAAAGGGCATCTGCCCGATGTAAAACTAATATACGTGATGCGTCATCCCATTGACCGTCTTATTTCCCAGTATATTCATGAATGGACCCAGCGGGTTATTAATACGGATATTAATCTTGCCATTGAAACCCACCCAGAGTTGATTGCTTACAGTAGGCATTCTATGCAAATTAAACCCTACTTTGAGGCTTACGGGAAGGAAAAGGTCTTACCAGTTTTTTTTGAAAGGCTGTTAAAAAATCCTCAGGAAGAATTGGAGAGAATATGCCATTTTATAGGTTATAATTCCAGGCCAAAATGGCACGAATTGGGGGCAGTAAATGACTCTTCCCAGAGGATGCGCCCAAGGGCGTGGCGAGATTTTTTGGTGGAAATGCCTATTCTCAAAACTATTAGGAAGAAACTGATACCAAAGCAGATAAGAGACTGGGTAAAAGGGTTTTGGATGATGAAAAAAAGACCTCAAATTAAGGAGGATAAGTTAAAACCCTTGAGGTCTATCTTTGACGAAGAATTAGCCACTTTAGGGAGGTGGTTAGGGGTAGAATTAAACTGTGAGAATTACCATAGGGTTGTCATAGAATCCCCCCTACTGGATTGGCGTGGCAAGGAATAG
- the murJ gene encoding murein biosynthesis integral membrane protein MurJ, giving the protein MGSKKVDNKGKKSLAKIAGIVAIATLISKIFGLIREQIVAAAFGVGAVVNAYAYAYVIPGFLLILLGGINGPFHSALVSVLAKRNQKEAAPLVETITTLVTGVLLLVTIILIVFAEKFIDILAPGLQDNIRSLAILQLQIMAPLAIFAGLIGIGFGTLNASEEYWLPSISPLFSSVTIVVGVGGLFLFLGEKTDAPEYAKLGSIVLASTTLAGGIWQWIVQQIAQIKTGIGGLKLRFDFRQEGVADVIKVMIPATLSSGMLHINVYTDLYFASYIENAAAAMRYANFIVLTPLGIISNMILVPFLPIFSRLSTPDNWDELKTRIRQGLVLTALTMLPLTAIFMALARPIVSLIYERGVFREAESAVVAPVLFAYGLGMFFYLGRDVLVRVFYALGDGNTPFKISVINIFLNAFLDYIFVKPFATQGLIYATIGVNLFSMATMLIILHKRLKGFPLTQWGFIFAGLTIATVASGFGCGSFYSLFSSIFGDTTLMLKLIDILISCLVGLGVFLIICLPLRLTELEILFSRLGIKFFRKG; this is encoded by the coding sequence ATGGGTAGTAAAAAGGTGGATAATAAGGGTAAAAAATCGTTAGCAAAGATAGCAGGGATAGTAGCCATAGCCACGTTAATTAGTAAGATATTTGGTTTAATTAGAGAACAAATTGTGGCAGCGGCTTTTGGGGTAGGGGCGGTGGTAAATGCATATGCTTACGCCTATGTTATACCAGGGTTCTTGTTAATTCTTTTAGGGGGTATTAATGGGCCCTTTCATAGTGCCTTAGTAAGTGTTTTAGCGAAGAGAAATCAGAAAGAAGCAGCCCCTTTAGTGGAGACGATTACCACCCTGGTTACCGGGGTGCTTTTGTTAGTAACAATTATCCTAATAGTTTTTGCGGAGAAATTCATTGACATTCTGGCGCCAGGTTTACAAGACAACATTCGCAGTTTGGCCATTTTACAGTTGCAAATCATGGCGCCTCTGGCTATTTTTGCTGGGTTGATTGGTATTGGTTTTGGGACATTAAATGCTTCTGAGGAATACTGGTTGCCTAGCATTAGTCCATTGTTTTCCAGCGTAACAATTGTAGTGGGAGTTGGGGGATTATTTTTGTTTTTGGGAGAAAAGACTGACGCGCCTGAGTATGCCAAATTAGGAAGTATAGTGTTAGCCAGCACAACCTTAGCGGGGGGAATATGGCAGTGGATAGTACAACAAATAGCACAGATAAAAACAGGAATTGGGGGGTTGAAATTACGTTTCGACTTTCGTCAGGAGGGGGTAGCTGACGTCATCAAGGTTATGATACCTGCTACTCTTTCTTCCGGCATGCTTCACATTAATGTTTATACTGATTTGTATTTTGCTTCTTACATAGAAAATGCTGCTGCCGCCATGCGTTATGCCAACTTTATCGTCTTGACGCCATTAGGGATTATTTCTAACATGATTTTGGTGCCATTTTTGCCGATTTTTTCTCGTTTATCTACTCCTGATAACTGGGATGAATTAAAAACCAGAATCAGACAGGGATTAGTTTTAACTGCCCTTACCATGCTGCCACTTACGGCAATTTTTATGGCATTGGCAAGACCTATTGTGAGTTTAATTTACGAAAGAGGAGTGTTTAGGGAGGCAGAGTCAGCAGTAGTTGCCCCTGTTTTATTTGCCTATGGGTTGGGTATGTTTTTTTATTTGGGTAGGGATGTATTGGTAAGAGTGTTTTATGCTTTAGGAGATGGCAATACCCCCTTTAAAATTAGCGTTATTAATATTTTTCTAAACGCTTTTTTGGACTACATTTTCGTCAAACCATTTGCCACTCAGGGATTAATTTATGCCACCATTGGCGTGAATTTGTTTTCTATGGCAACCATGCTTATTATTCTCCACAAACGTTTAAAGGGTTTTCCTCTGACTCAGTGGGGATTTATTTTTGCCGGCTTGACCATTGCCACCGTAGCTTCTGGTTTTGGCTGCGGCAGTTTTTATAGTCTTTTCTCTTCTATTTTTGGCGACACAACTTTAATGTTGAAGCTGATAGATATTCTTATTTCCTGTCTGGTTGGTTTAGGCGTCTTTCTAATAATTTGTTTGCCATTAAGGTTAACAGAGTTAGAAATTCTCTTTAGCAGGCTTGGCATTAAATTTTTCAGAAAAGGTTAA
- a CDS encoding DUF3110 domain-containing protein, with translation MRVYVLLYNPGTDNEGIHSIRIGNKDIILMFESEDDATRYALLLEAQDFQRPSVEPIDSQEVEEFCKEAGYEWKLVTEGMLEIPPERNLEETDWKPEQQEGKMSEEELEKIRRRLEGLL, from the coding sequence ATGAGAGTTTACGTTTTGTTGTACAATCCAGGCACAGACAACGAGGGAATACATAGTATCCGCATCGGCAATAAAGACATAATCCTGATGTTTGAATCGGAGGATGATGCCACTCGTTATGCCCTTCTGTTGGAAGCCCAAGACTTTCAGCGCCCCTCAGTAGAGCCCATAGACAGCCAAGAGGTGGAAGAATTCTGTAAGGAGGCAGGTTATGAGTGGAAACTGGTAACTGAGGGAATGCTAGAAATACCCCCAGAAAGAAACTTAGAAGAGACAGACTGGAAACCCGAACAACAAGAGGGAAAAATGAGTGAGGAAGAGTTAGAAAAAATCCGTCGACGTCTGGAAGGGCTACTTTGA
- a CDS encoding Rieske 2Fe-2S domain-containing protein, which produces MNSPESLPIGGREPNKFDYKEVWYPIFFLDDLEKGKLHRFTLLEEDLVVWWDERGKQWRVFADKCPHRLVPLSQGRVNEEGFLECPYHGWAFTGEGNCAIIPQEVPGVKSHESPRACVKSYPTAVAHGMLFVYPGKRENASSTPLPLVTPLIDNGEDWIIVKTFRDVPYDAITLLENVLDASHVPYTHHGTVGNRKYATSMNLQVESSDRQGFRGFWPEGPRRGTLGSQYTTFVAPNLMWHDLTSPNLGRTMTVVYATPITRGKCRLFALFPFQFKSKIPKLLVKLTPRWYSHINQNKILEEDQIFLHYQERYLEGKGGSSNYNKVCYLPTKADLFVAEFRKWVDRYGEVFPDKPFPPTPSDEELLERYHSHTKHCASCRGALATIKKLRFFSLLVFGLSLSATPLLSFYHSFSLSIFLSFLTLAGFLSYSGLGKLEKEFYHGQLIPKRNQM; this is translated from the coding sequence ATGAACAGTCCGGAAAGCTTGCCCATAGGGGGTAGGGAGCCAAATAAATTCGATTACAAAGAGGTGTGGTATCCCATATTTTTTCTTGACGACTTGGAAAAAGGGAAACTACACCGGTTTACCCTGTTGGAAGAAGATTTGGTGGTGTGGTGGGATGAGAGAGGAAAACAATGGCGAGTGTTTGCAGATAAGTGTCCCCATCGTCTGGTGCCATTGAGTCAGGGACGAGTTAATGAAGAGGGATTTTTAGAGTGTCCTTATCACGGTTGGGCTTTCACCGGGGAGGGCAACTGTGCCATTATACCTCAAGAAGTTCCAGGAGTAAAAAGCCATGAATCCCCCCGCGCCTGTGTCAAATCCTATCCCACCGCCGTCGCCCATGGTATGCTTTTTGTCTATCCTGGAAAACGAGAAAATGCCTCTTCTACCCCACTGCCACTGGTAACACCCCTTATAGACAACGGCGAGGATTGGATTATTGTTAAAACCTTCAGGGATGTGCCCTATGATGCTATAACCCTTCTAGAAAATGTGTTAGATGCCAGTCATGTACCCTATACCCACCATGGTACTGTGGGCAATCGTAAATATGCCACAAGTATGAATTTACAAGTAGAAAGTAGCGATAGACAGGGTTTTAGGGGATTTTGGCCTGAAGGCCCAAGGAGAGGTACGTTAGGAAGCCAGTATACTACCTTTGTGGCTCCCAATTTGATGTGGCATGATTTGACTTCCCCCAACTTGGGACGTACTATGACAGTTGTTTATGCTACTCCCATTACTAGGGGTAAGTGTAGATTGTTTGCCCTTTTCCCCTTCCAATTCAAATCCAAAATCCCCAAATTGCTTGTCAAATTGACACCTAGATGGTATTCTCACATCAACCAGAATAAAATTCTAGAAGAAGACCAGATCTTTCTCCACTATCAGGAGAGATATTTAGAGGGAAAAGGGGGTTCTAGCAACTATAATAAGGTTTGTTATCTTCCCACAAAGGCCGACTTGTTTGTTGCAGAGTTTAGGAAGTGGGTAGACAGGTATGGGGAGGTATTTCCCGATAAACCATTCCCTCCCACCCCTTCTGACGAGGAATTACTAGAAAGATACCACTCCCACACTAAACATTGTGCCAGTTGTCGGGGGGCATTAGCTACCATTAAAAAACTTCGCTTCTTTAGTTTGTTAGTCTTTGGCTTATCATTGTCTGCTACCCCCCTATTAAGTTTTTACCATAGTTTTTCCCTTTCCATTTTTCTCTCCTTCCTTACCCTAGCAGGCTTTCTATCCTATTCTGGTTTGGGTAAACTGGAAAAAGAGTTTTATCATGGCCAATTAATTCCCAAAAGGAACCAGATGTAA